GCAACAACGGTTTCTTGGGCACGCAGGCCAATAACGTGTATTTCGAGATGACGGGAACCGCGGTATGGGCTGTCAGCCAGAATGGTCTTCTGGAGCACAACTGGGTCGAGCGTAATGCCTTCGAGGTCTACGCCGTATTGCGGGCTTCCAAGCCAAGTTCCAGCTAGCACCGTGGCAATCGACCGCGGCGCTGGTATCAGCTACGTCTTCATCGACATAATCGCTTACCTAGGAGAAAGAGAGCATCTACAACCCGTACGATACCGTATGGTCGCGTATCAAATCAGCTGAGGCGAGTTAACACCATGCAGAAGTCCCGTGGAAATGGACGCGGCGTTTCTGTACGAAGCGTGAAGTTCCGCAAAGAAAGGAAGCCAATCGATGAAGTTCAGGGCCGGAGATACCTTTCCTCAACTCAGTGTTTTTACCTCCAAAGGGACACGCTTGGTGATTCCCGTCGCCGGCGCACGCTATACGCACATTCAATTTCGGCGATTTTCCGGGTGCCCCATTTGCAATGCTCACATCGCGGCACTTCGCAGGAATAAAGCCGAGCTTGACGCCGCTGGGATACACGAAGTGTTGTTCTTCCACTCATCACAGGAGGACGTGGCAGATTTTCACAACGATCTTCCCTTTGACGCTGTAGGCGACCGCGAGAAGCGCTACTATCGCCAGTTCGGAGTTGAGTCGTCCTGGAGATATATCAGTTGGGCTGCAACCAAAGCCGCCTTCTCCAGTATTTTGCGCGGGCGAATGGGAGCGAAGATGACTGGCGGTGCGCTCGGTTTGCCAGCCGAGTTCCTGGTCGCTCCTGACGGCCGAATCAAAGCCGCACACTACGGCAAGCACGCCTACGATCAATGGCCTGTGGAGGCGCTTCTCGATTTCCTCCGAGATTCGAAACCAGAGGCCGCGAGTAAGGCTACTTAAGAACAGGCTTTACTTCAGAGCGAGTCGTCAATGATCCACCCAGGAAAGCGCACAAGGAATGTAGATGAGAAGCCTGTTTGAATCGGCTCAAGCGGAATCCTTATCGGTCCCCAATCGCATCTTTATCGCACCGCTTACACGGAGCCGTGCAAAACGCTGATGGCGTACCACGTGAACGCCGCGAGTCGAAGAGTCGAGTTCTCCCTGACTAGGCCTACACTCCCTATGTCAGCCGACGCCTTGCAACCGTTTTAGCCGTCTTGATCTCGCTCTGTTGAGGCTGATGTAATTCTTAGAACCAAACTGCGGAAGTGCTGGAAGCTGATTGTGCGAAACTGTCTAGGGGAAGACGGGTGCACCAAATCGGTTTCGTAACCTACTTGGCTGGAGAACGCTGGTAAGCCCTCATAAACATCAGCACTGCAGAGTCAAGATGCTTATGGATTGCATTCTTCGACATAGAAATAGGATCGAATCCGAGCACAAACCAACGCACCGGGCCACCTGTGACTAGGCTGAGGAAGTGCTGGGCCATCTGGCGGGTATCCTCATTCAATAGCCGCCTCTTCTCCACCTGCTTCGTGAAATATGCGGCCAATGTTTCTTCGCCGCGCTTAGGTCCAAGTTCGTAAAAGTGCTTCCCCAATTCAGGGAACGTGGCCGCTTCCATGCTGACCACCCGAAACAGCGCAATCTGTTCGTTCGACATCGCCAGTCGAATCAGGGTCGAGCCAAACTTCCGCAGAGTCTCATCTAAGGGAGGCTCCTCAGGCAGCGTGGCGGCAACCTGCTGAAAGATGCCATTAATTCGCCGGTCGATCACTGCCAGGAACAACTGCTCCTTCGTAGGAAACCGGGAGTAGAAGGTGGTCTTCGACGAATTGGCCCGCCGCGCGATTTCGTTCGTGCTGGCTGCCGAAAAGCCCTCGGAGATAAAGATCTCCGCAGCCACGTCAAGCAGCTCGGTCAAGCGCTCTTCATCCAGCCTGGCCCGGATGGGGTGAGGCTTGTGCTCCTTTGCTTTCATAAAAATAGCCTCCGAACCTACGACACTATCGCTTCCCATTCTAATTTTCCTTTCTTCTTGCGACTTCTCGCATGACATTCACATCTTATGACTATCAGTACCGTACCACATGGTATCGTTTATTCTGATTGAGAATGCCTGGTCGGAGGTTAGTAATGTCAAGCAAGCATCGAAACACCGTCACCAGCATGTCCGCAGTGCTCGAAGAGGAGGGGGCGTCACCGGAACCAGTTCCCGAACCCGCAGCGGAAACACCCGAACCCACGCGCGAATCCCGCCCGTCGCGCCCGGCTCACAGAAGGAAGATCATCTTCGCGGCGGTGGCTCTTGTCGTGATCCTCACGGCCACCGGCTACTTCGCTCGGGACGCGTATCTCTACCAGGACACCGATGATGCGCAGGTAGATGGGCACATCATGCCCTTGAGTTCGCGTATCACAGGACAGATTCAGAAGGTGAATGTCGTTCAGGGCCAGCGAGTGAGTGCCGACGAAGTGCTGGCTGTGATCGATCCAAATGACTACAAAGTGGCTGACGACCAAGCCAGGGCCTTTCTGCTGGACGCAGAGGCGACAGCCGCTAGCTCTCATTCGAGCGTGCCAATCAGCTCTGCCACTGCGTGGAGCAGTCTCGATTCATCGACCACAGAAGTTACGAACGCAGAAGCTGGAGTCAGTGCGGCTGAACGGAATCTCGACGCGGCGCGAGCGAATGAGCAACAGGCCGAGGCGAATTCAACCAAAACCGACGCGGACCTGATCCGTTATCAGCAGCTCGTCGCGGAACAAGTTATCTCGCAGCAGCAGTTTGACCAGGCTAACGCGTCTGCAAAGGCCAATCGCGCTGCGGTCGTTGCAGCCATTGCGCAGGTACAGTCAGCGCAACAGGCGCTCCGCCAGGCGCAAGGCAAGCTCCTTCAGGCGCAAGCGGCGTTGCGCAACGCTCAGACCGCGCCTCAGCAGGTCTCGGTCGCGCGTGATAAGGCGGATGCTGCCGAAGCGACGGTGAAGGAGCGAGCGGCGCAGCTTGCCCAGGCCGACCTGAACCTCAGCTACACGATCGTCCGCTCTCCAGTGGATGGAATCGTAGGACGCAAGTCCGTCGAAGTGGGCCAGAACGTTGGAGTAGGGCAGGAGTTATTCCAGGTTGTGCCGCTCGACGACATCTGGGTCACAGCCAATTTCAAGGAAACGCAACTTGCTCACATGCGCCCGGGGCAGCCGGTCGAGATCAAAGTGGACGCCTACGGCCGTACCTGGAAAGGTCACGTCACCAACATGGGCGGCGGCGCGGGCTCGGTCTTCAGCCTATTGCCACCCGAGAACGCGACGGGAAACTACGTCAAGGTCGTCCAGCGTATTCCGGTACGCATCGACTTCGATCGCTCGCCTCGGCAGGTCTTCAATGCTGACGGACTGCTGGAGCCCGGACTGTCGGTAGATCCGAAGGTGAGGGTACGATGAGCGCTGCAACGACACTTGCCGCACCGCAGGCGATGCAACGGCCTAAGGTGAACCCGTGGATCATCGCAGTTACAGTCACCCTGGCAACCATCATGGAGGTACTGGACACTTCCATCGCCAACGTTGCACTGCCACACATCGCAGGTTCCCTCGGCGCATCGGCGGACGAGTCCACCTGGGTCCTGACCTCGTACCTCGTGGCCAACGCAGTCGTACTGCCCATAGGGGCTTATCTGGGCAGCATCATTGGCCGCAAGAAGTTCTATATGACGTGCGTTGTCATCTTTGGAGTGAGTTCGCTGTTGTGCGGCCTGGCTCCATCACTACCCATGCTGTTGTTCTTTCGCGTGCTTCAGGGGCTCGGAGGAGGCGGACTGCAACCTTCTGAGCAATCCATTCTGGCTGATACCTTTCCACCGGAAAAACGTGGCCAAGCCTTCGCAGTCTACGGTCTGGCAGTTATCACCGCACCCATTGTCGGTCCTTCGCTGGGAGGGTGGATCACGGACAACTACGATTGGCGCTGGATCTTTTTCATCAATATCCCCATTGCCGTCCTGTCACTGTTTCTGACGCATCGCCTTGTCGAGGACACTCCAAAAATCAAGAAGGAGGTCGAAGAAGCCAAACGAGGAGGGTTCCGGCTCGACTGGATCGGCTTCGGTCTTGTAGCCCTTACCTTTGGTTCCCTCGAAGTGGTCATGGACAAGGGGCAGGAAGACGACTGGTTTGGGTCTAACTTCATCGTCGCCTTTACGATGCTTGCTATCGTCGGCCTGATTGTTCTGATCATCTGGGAGTTGCGTCAAGCGCAAGGCAAGAACCGCCCGGTCCTGGACCTGAAGTTATTCGCTTCTCGAAACTTCAGTGTCTCCTTCCTGATGATGTTCGTGCTCGGCTTTACGCTATACGCGACGACAGTCCTTCTGCCCCAGCTCCTTCAAACGCTCATGGGCTATACGGCGGAACTCTCCGGCTTCGCCATGTCCAGCGGAGGTCTGGCGACGATCATATGCATGCCTATCGTAGGGATCCTGATCTCGAAACTTGATGGACGATACCTCATCATATTCGGGTTCAGCAGTATCGCACTCGCGCTGTTCTATATGACCAGTCTTGACCTGCAGATGAGCTTCGCGTATGCGGCCAAGCTGCGCTTTCTTCAGTCAATCGGCCTGCCCTTTTTATTCGTGCCCATTAATACCCTGATCTATGTGGGAGTTCCTCCCGGCAAGAACAATGACGTCTCCGGCCTCTCGAATCTTGCACGCAACATCGGCGGCTCTGCTGGAACGTCATTCTTCACCACGATGCTGGCTCGCCATCAGCAGGTACACCAGCAATATCTGGTGCAGCATGTTCACGGGGGCAGCCAGGCCTACATCCAACAGGCGCGAGCGCTCAGCCAGCAATTCCTGACCCGCACCGCCGCTCTGACCGATGCTCACACCAAAGCAATGCTGAGCCTCTATCAATCTGTACAAGTACAGGCCAGTGTGTTGAGTTATATCGACATCCTGCAATCGCTCTGTATCATCTGCGCCTGCATGGTTCCCCTGGTTTTTCTCATGAAGCGGCCACCGAAAGGAACAAAAGCCGCGGTTCACTAAGCATCACGACAATAAACAGACACGACAGGCGGCTGCGCTGTTCGAATGCATGTCTTGCCCGCGCGGAATATTGTGCGGGCAAGGTGCGGATGCTTTGCGTGATCGACCAATTGGTTCCTTCCTGTTGGCCGGACACGATGGCGTTGGGAAGAGTGCCCTGCACGCGGTAAAGTCAGCTTCGGCCGCCAAGTCCACGCGATTTTATGTTGCCGCAAAATCTGATCTACAACTAACGGTATTACGGCGGTGTCAGCGACGGTATCCGAATGCCGCCAATTACAAGAGGCCGTTTCGATGAGTGCTTTGGTCTGTGGCTGTTGAAAAACTAGATATTCACAAGAACAGCGTGATCTCGGGAGATGATAAATGGTCAGTCGCTCGCTACAAATCGTTTGTAGGGCATCCTGACGCGACGTTATTGGGGACTTCTTCCGCATCTGAGTTTTTCAACAGCCACGTCTGATATCGCCGATTGAGTTCCAGACTGCCTCCAGGTTGCTTGAAATCTGGCCGACTTCGACGAAAGCCAGGAATAGCGCGCCCATCCAACAGCCGGGACCCAACAGGACGAAGTGTCATGTGGGCACTTCAGATACAACCCAAAGACTTATCAACATTGACCCGACCTTGGATATTACTTTCGGATTGCCGCAACGAATGGCAACCCAAACTGGGTCAGAGTCGTCGGCCCCGAGAACCCTCTGCTTCGGGCGAATACTTCAGCACACCTGCGAAATCCCTCAACTCGGATCTCTTGGGTTTCCACTCTTATATGAGTAAAATATGCAGCACCGGGACTCGCAAAATGTTGGCAAGCGCGCAGCACGCGGATCCGCAGCAAAAGCATGATATGGCGAGCCCTGCCTCCTTTCCCGCGCATAGCACGTCCCCTCAGGGCGCAGTAACCGCGACCGATACTGATGTTTTCGAGCACTCCGAGGCCAATCTTTGTCAAGACGTAGATGAACTGAGGCGGATCGTCGATCTTATTTCACAAACCATCATCGTTTTGAATCCCGACGGCACGGCCATTTACGCAAATCGCGTGGCACTTGAGTACACGGGGCTGTCTCTGGACGAAGTGCGCTCCGATAACTTCCGGGATCGCGTGTTCCATCCAGAAGACATTCAGAGACTTCGAGAAGAGCGACAGAAAGGTCTCTCTGGCTCGGTTCCGTTCGAAAACGAGCAGCGCGCTCGAGGGAAAGACGGCAAATATCGGTGGTTTCTGATCCGATACAACCCTTTACTCGATGAGGGAGGAAAGGTCATTCGCTGGTACGCGACGGGCACGGACATCGAGCATCGTAAGCAGGCTGAAAATAAACTTCGGCAGGAAGAACGCGAACTGCGGCAACTCATAGATTTCCTCCCTCAGCATGTGCTTGTGCTAGACAAGGATGGCACCTTGCTTCAAGCAAACAAGACGATGCTTGACTACAAGGGCTTCACCCTGGAAGAAATGAAAGGCGCGGGAACCCGGGAGAGGATCACCAGAGACATTCACCCAGACGATCTAGAGAGAGTTCAAAACGAACGAAGCGCGGGCCTTTCAAGGGGAATGCCGTTCGAGACGGAAAAGCGGCTGCTGGGTAAAGATGGTCAGTTTCGCTGGTTCCTTTTTCGCTACAATCCGGTACTCAATGAAGCCGGAGATATCGTCCGGTGGTTCGCAACGGCGACCGACATCGAAGATCGCAAACAGGCCGAAGATCGCATGCGAAATGAAACCGTCGCATTGCGAGAGGATATTGTCAAATCTTCGATGTTCGAAGAGATTGTCGGATCGTCGAAGGCAATGGGCAATATGGAGGCGCAGATTTCCCGCGTTGCGCCGACCGATTCCACTGTGCTGATTCAAGGCGAGACGGGAACCGGCAAGGAATTGATTGCGCGCGCGATCCACAACCGCTCGAGGCGCGCGAATCGCGCCTTCATTTGCGTCAACTGTGCCGCGATTCCGCCCTCGCTGATCGCTTCCGAATTGTTTGGCCACGAAAAGGGCGCATTTACGGGAGCGTTACAGAGACGGCTCGGCCGCTTCGAATCGGCCGATGGCGGAACGATTTTCCTCGACGAGGTTGGGGAACTTCCGCAGGAGACGCAGATTTCGCTCCTTCGGGTTCTGCAAGAACAGGAATTCGAACGCGTTGGTGGAAATCGGTCAATACACGTTGACGTGCGGGTGTTGGCGGCGACAAACAGAGATTTGAATGCGGCTATAGATGAGGGTGGCTTCCGCAAGGACCTCTTTTATCGCCTGAATGTGTTTCCTATCTGTGTCCCGCCGCTTCGTGACCGCACCGATGACATTCCGTTACTAGTTGAGTATTTCGTCGATCGCTACGCAAAGAAAGCTGGCAAACGAATTCGCAGCATCAACAAGCAGACGCTGCAGCTATTCAAGAGCTATAGCTGGCCCGGCAATGTGCGCGAACTACAGAACGTAATCGAGCGGGCTGTGATTGTTTGCGATGGTGAAACATTTCGCGTCGATGCAAGTTGGTTCCCAAAGACTGTTGCCGTTTCGAAAGCGAGGCATCCCTTCGCTGCCGACCTCGCTCAGCGGGAGAAGACGATGATCGGAAATGCGCTGCGCGAAACGAAGGGCGTGATCTCTGGTCCCGCCGGTGCGGCTGCGAAGTTAGGCCTCCCCCGTCAGACCCTGGAATCGAAGATCAGTAAGCTGGGTATTAATCGCTACCGTTTTAAGAAATCGTAGTCCCTCTTTTCTCATCTCCTCTAAATTTCAACCAACCCGGCCGTGCCGATTTTTTCGGCAATTTCAGCGAATGCTGATAGTTCGGCCTGTTTTTGTAGCACATACAACTCGACGATTCAGTCACTTACGAGTGGCGCTGCAATTGCAGTTACTCAAACGATCGCCCAATTTCTCAAGAAATGATGCTGAACATCGAGAGGCATTCCGACGGGCACACGACGACCATTCGGTTGATAGGTCGGATGCAGGCGGAGCATGTGCCGGCGTTACAGGCAGTGATCCAGGAGAGCACCCCTAGGATCGTTCTGGATCTGGAGGAACTCACATTAGTCGATGCAGAAGCTGTTCGTTTTCTCGGAAGCTGCCGCAGAGGCGGCTTCGCGCTGCTCCACTGTTCGCCTTACATCAGAGAGTGGATTGCGAGAGAGGATTGAGAACTCCTTGAAAGGAGAGACGCGCCATGAGCAATTACACACACGAAACGGTACCAACACAATTTGTTCAGGCCAATGGAACTCGTTATGCCTACCGTCGATTCGGCAAGGTGGGAACGGTTCCGTTGCTGTGTCTCGGGTACTTCAATTCCAACATGGACGGCTGGGATCCTTCAGTCACAAACAGCCTCGCAGCGGATCATGAAGTCATTCTGGTAGACAATGCAGGCGTTGGATCTTCGGGTGGAGAAACGCCTCACACAGTTGAGGGGATGACCGAGCAATGTGTTGCTTTCTGTCGTGCGCTCGGCTTGAAAGCGATGCATGTCGTGGGTTTCTCCCTGGGCGGGATGATCGCGCAGAAGCTGGCCCTTGACCATCCTGACCTCATCCAGCGGCTGATTTTGTTGGGCACAGGACCGCGCGGCGGAGAAGGCATGACCTTCGCCGAACTCTCAGCTGAGGAACAAGCAGATCCGGTTGCGTTTCTATTGGGAGCATTCTTTTCTCCTTCGCAGGCCAGCCAGGCGGCTGGGAGAGAATACATGAAGAGACTCGAGTCCCGCAAGCAGGATCGAGATCTTCCGGTGTCGAGGAGTTCTGCCGAGGCACAGCTCGCCGCGATTAGAGAATGGGGAACGATACCCGCAAATGGGCGTTACGCCACGTTGAAAAACATCACACACACAACGCTCATAGTTCACGGCAACAAAGACATTGTGGTTCAGCCGATAAATGCGTTCATCCTTGCTGAGCACCTGCCTAACGCTCAGCTCATCGTGTACCCCGATTCGAGCCACGGAGCGCAGTATCAACACGCAAGAGTGTTCCTTGAGCACGTGAAGCTGTTTTTGAGTAACTGAGATTCTCCTTGGCCGGATCTGTTCTCTTGCGGTCGTTGAGTGCGCAAGAGCCTGGCCTTCAAAAGTGGAGAAACGATCATGGGCAATTACACGAATGGAACGGTCCCAATACGGTTCACTGAAACCAAACGGACAAATCTGGCGCGAGAGTTGTTCACGAGCAACTTTTGGATATCTGGTCTTGCGATGTTGAAGTACATTCCGCGCTGGTTCCGTGTAAAGCAAGTAGACGGGATGGCCTTCGTCTCAGACACAAAATACGACGAGTTCCAGAACAGAATTCTCCAGATCACTCCTGCGAACCCGCGACAGTGGGGGACGATGAACGTCTCGCAGATGTTGCACCATCTCAATTTGGCATGCGGTGCGTTGGGGTTCTACAAGCTTCCGGATGAGAGCTATCTCGTATCACGAACATTGTTTCGATGGATTCTGGTTGATTGGTTTCCGGAGCAACCTGTGGGGCTGCGGCTGCCTAAGGGTTTCAAGATTCCACACCCGCGCGGTTTGACTTTGATTTCGAAAACAGCAACTGCTGAAAATCCTGGATGCAGGTTGGCATGCAAGGTCGGCCGCAGATTGGGCCGCACCCCATGTTCGGCCCGATGACAGTCAAGGAGTGGGGCAAGCTCCTACAGATCCACATCGATTATCACTTGAGGCAATTCGCAGCCTAGAGTCGCACTTCATCGAGTCAAGAGGAGGAGATATGAACGAAACATACAAGGCAATCGAACTCTCGGGACCAGGAAAGTTCTCGGAAGTAAAAAAGCCACTTCTGGATCCAGGTCCCAATCAGGTACGCATTCGCGTCGAGGCCTGTGGGGTGTGCCATTCGGATGCGGCCACTGTGGAAGGGCTCTTTCCAATCGATTGGCCGCGCGTTCCGGGGCATGAAGTCGTCGGACGGATCGACGCTCTTGGTCCCGTCGTCCAGGGCTGGGCGCTCGGTCAGCGCGTGGGGGTCGGGTTTCTCGGTGGTTCTTGTGGCTATTGCGAATTCTGTCGCAATGGCGATCTCGTGAACTGCCAGAACCAGGAATTTACCGGCATTCATCATGATGGCGGATACGCCGAAGTGATGATCGCAAAGGCGAGCGGACTCGTATCGATTGCTGAAGACCTATCCTCTGCCGATGCGGCGCCGCTGCTGTGCGCGGGAATCACGACCTTCAGTGCTCTGCGAAACGCACCGGCAAAGGCTGGCGATCTTGTCGCTGTGCTCGGTATCGGCGGGCTTGGCCATCTGGCCGTCCAATATGCCCGGCATATGGGATTCGAGGTCGCGGCGATTGCTCGTGGCACCAACACAGCGGAATTAGCCAAGAAGCTCGGCGCCCACCACTATATCGACAGCACTGCTACGGACCCCGCCGCAGCTCTGCAAGCGCTCGGCGGTGCGAAGGTCATTCTGATAACCGCCTCCGGAGGCAAGACAATTGCCGCGACGTTTAAGGGACTGCGTCCGGGCGGCGTCTCGATCGCCCTCGGCGTCGGGCCGGAGCCGATCGAGGTCACGGGCATGGATCTGATTTTCGCAAGCCGCAAGGTCGAAGGTGCCCTGACGGGAACGCCAGCGACCGGTGACGTCACCCTGCGCTTCAGCGCCCTGAGCGGTGTCTCCGCCATGATCGAGACCGTGCCACTCAACCAGGCGGCATCCGCATACGCCAAGATGATGGACGGGAAGGCGCGCTTTCGCATGGTGCTGGTTACAAAGAACGGTGCCGGTCAGAGTGCGCGCTGAAATGGGTAGATCGGACTAACAGAAGCAGAGCAAGAAGGAGAGGAAGATGACTACGTTATCAAACCCCAAGATGAGTGAATTTCAAACAGACTCCATTCAGTCCACCTCTCAATGGGATTCCGTTGAAGAATTGTTTGGGAAACAGAAGGCATGCTTTAGCACAGATGTGACGAAGACTTATGAGTGGAGAGCCGATCAGCTCGATCGTCTTGTCCACATGCTCAAGGAGAACTATAAGCGTTTTGCCGACGCCTCGTGCAAGGACTTCAAGACGGCATCCCAGGAGAACGTCTTCGAGGTCTCGGCCCCGATCGCAACCAGCGAATTCGCAAAGTCCCAGCTCAAAGAATGGATGAGGCCTGTCGAAGCTCCCCTTCCAAAGTTCCTCGCTGCATCCGGGCATAAGGGTATGGTGTACCGCGAGCCTTACGGGGTTACGCTGATCATCTGTCCATTTAATGGACCGCTTCTGTTGTCGTTGCGTCCTGCGGTTGGCGCATTATCGGCCGGCAACCCCTGCATCTTGAAACTCTCCGAAGCGCTGCTGGCAACGGACGAGTTGCTGCTGGAATTGATTCCCAAGTACTTCGAGCCGGAAGCCCTGAGCGCTGTGGTCGGTGGCCGCGAGATAGTGACGAATCTCCTAAAGCTTCCATTTGATTTCATATTCCTTACGGGAAGGGTAGGTGTGGGCAAGGTAGTGATGCGAGCGGCTGCTGAACACATCACTCCAGTATTGCTGGAATTGGGAGGACAGAACCCCGCCATTGTTGATGAGACGGCGAACATTCCGGATGCCGCCAAGAAAATTGTCTGGGGTGCGATGACATGGGGAGGACAGTGGTGTACCTCTCCTGGCTACGCTGTCGTTCATGAGTCCGTGGCAGAAGAGTTTGTCGCGGAGTGCAAAAAAGCTGTCGTCGAACTTTACGGCGCAGACCCAAAGAGTAATTCAGATTACTCGCGTGTCATAAGCCCTTCTGCTGTCAACAGGCTTGCGTCGCTGATCGATCCGAGCAAGGTGGTCTATGGTGGCAAGTTTGACGCCCCAGCACGCTACCTCGACCCGACCATTCTGTACCCCATTTCGTGGTTCGACAAAATCATGGAAGACGAAATATTCGGGCCGCTTTTGCCCATCCTTACTTACTCCAACCTTGGCGCTCTACTCACAAAAATCAAGTCGATGCCAAAACCACTCGCCGGCTACGTGTTCAGCCGAAACCAAAAGGCGATCGACCGCGTGTTGCAATCCCTTTCCTTCGGCGGAGGCGCAGTTAATCAGACCAATGTTTTCTTGTTCATTGAGTCCATGCCGTACGGAGGAGTGGGAACATCCGGCATCGGGAATTACTACGGGAAGTACGGCTACGATTCTCTGACGCACGCCAAGTCGATCCTGATATCTCCACCGGACGTGGCTATTGATCACTTGTTTCCGCCTTACACGAAAGAAAAGGTGCAAGCACTCAATCAATGGTTCGACTATTAGGCTATCGAGACGCTGCCGGGATGCATCGATCTGGTCCTGAGCGACGTCTCCAGGAGAACGATCATGCCCCGATAACCAAAAAGCGATTGAGACTGTAAAGCTTGGGCGGCGTCGCGTGCAAGCCTGACGAGGGAGCAATGAATGCTGCTTGGTAGATAAAGCCGTGAGTTTCTAGAGGATCGGGGCCGTCCCTCGTGGGAGGAACCTTGACCCGTCTACGTAGGACTCAGCACTGCCGAGGGAGAACGTCCGTGAAATATGCAGGTATAGAAGTCGTCGACACACAACTGGTTCGCGATGCGGTGGAATTCGCCCGATCCATCCATGAGCCATTTCTCTACAACCATGTCATGAGGTCCTGGCTGTTCGCAGTGGTTCTTGGAGAGCAGATGAAGACAGCACCAGACCTGGAGCTCGTCGCCGCGGCGGCGCTCCTGCACGATCTAGGCCTCACCGAGAAGTATGCAGCTGAGGCCAGGTTCGAAGTGGATGGAGCAAACGCGGCACGATCGTTCCTTCAGGCTCGTGGCGTTGCCCCGCACCAGGTCCAACTCGTTTGGGACGCGATTGCTCTGCACACCCATGCGTCGATAGCGCCGTATAAGGAACCGGAGGTCTCGGTCATCTTCGAAGGGGTGAATGTCGATGTCGTGGGATATGCCTTCGATCGAATTCCACCCAGCCAGATGAAAGCGATCTTGAGCGAATTCCCGCGTCTGGAAATGAAGAAAGGCATCACGGCCTGTTTCGCGAAGGTTGCGCGCGAAAAGCCGCAAACGACTTATGACAACGGTCTGCGTGATTTTGGGCTGAAGTTTGTCGAAGGTTACCACGTGGCAATGACCGGCCCTGATCTGATCGCAAATGCTCCGTTTGAGGATTGAAGGGGGTGGTATTCCTCTCTGGCCGTGTGAACCCGATGGGTGCCGGACAGCCCTTGGAGCTGCGTCATTCTCGTCGAGCTTCGTTTAAGGTAATTCAAGGTAAATTTCAAAGCGTGATTTCTCAAGGTCTAGGAAGAGTTCAGCGACTTTGATCCTGAGTGAGGTTGTCAATGCAAATTGAATTCAGGGCAATCGTTCAGAGCGAGTATGGTGCTCCGGAGAAAGTATTAAGGATAGCGGAACGTCAGTTCAAGAGTGAAGAGGTCGGAGCTGATGATGTCCTCGTGAAGGTCATCGCTCGACCGATCCATCCCGGTGATATCCAGATTCTTTCCGCTCTTCCTCAAGGAGGACCGGTCGTGCCCATTCCGGAA
The Edaphobacter bradus genome window above contains:
- a CDS encoding alcohol dehydrogenase catalytic domain-containing protein, coding for MNETYKAIELSGPGKFSEVKKPLLDPGPNQVRIRVEACGVCHSDAATVEGLFPIDWPRVPGHEVVGRIDALGPVVQGWALGQRVGVGFLGGSCGYCEFCRNGDLVNCQNQEFTGIHHDGGYAEVMIAKASGLVSIAEDLSSADAAPLLCAGITTFSALRNAPAKAGDLVAVLGIGGLGHLAVQYARHMGFEVAAIARGTNTAELAKKLGAHHYIDSTATDPAAALQALGGAKVILITASGGKTIAATFKGLRPGGVSIALGVGPEPIEVTGMDLIFASRKVEGALTGTPATGDVTLRFSALSGVSAMIETVPLNQAASAYAKMMDGKARFRMVLVTKNGAGQSAR
- a CDS encoding HD domain-containing protein, which codes for MRSWLFAVVLGEQMKTAPDLELVAAAALLHDLGLTEKYAAEARFEVDGANAARSFLQARGVAPHQVQLVWDAIALHTHASIAPYKEPEVSVIFEGVNVDVVGYAFDRIPPSQMKAILSEFPRLEMKKGITACFAKVAREKPQTTYDNGLRDFGLKFVEGYHVAMTGPDLIANAPFED
- a CDS encoding alpha/beta fold hydrolase, encoding MSNYTHETVPTQFVQANGTRYAYRRFGKVGTVPLLCLGYFNSNMDGWDPSVTNSLAADHEVILVDNAGVGSSGGETPHTVEGMTEQCVAFCRALGLKAMHVVGFSLGGMIAQKLALDHPDLIQRLILLGTGPRGGEGMTFAELSAEEQADPVAFLLGAFFSPSQASQAAGREYMKRLESRKQDRDLPVSRSSAEAQLAAIREWGTIPANGRYATLKNITHTTLIVHGNKDIVVQPINAFILAEHLPNAQLIVYPDSSHGAQYQHARVFLEHVKLFLSN
- a CDS encoding aldehyde dehydrogenase family protein is translated as MTTLSNPKMSEFQTDSIQSTSQWDSVEELFGKQKACFSTDVTKTYEWRADQLDRLVHMLKENYKRFADASCKDFKTASQENVFEVSAPIATSEFAKSQLKEWMRPVEAPLPKFLAASGHKGMVYREPYGVTLIICPFNGPLLLSLRPAVGALSAGNPCILKLSEALLATDELLLELIPKYFEPEALSAVVGGREIVTNLLKLPFDFIFLTGRVGVGKVVMRAAAEHITPVLLELGGQNPAIVDETANIPDAAKKIVWGAMTWGGQWCTSPGYAVVHESVAEEFVAECKKAVVELYGADPKSNSDYSRVISPSAVNRLASLIDPSKVVYGGKFDAPARYLDPTILYPISWFDKIMEDEIFGPLLPILTYSNLGALLTKIKSMPKPLAGYVFSRNQKAIDRVLQSLSFGGGAVNQTNVFLFIESMPYGGVGTSGIGNYYGKYGYDSLTHAKSILISPPDVAIDHLFPPYTKEKVQALNQWFDY